The Mucilaginibacter gracilis genomic interval TTGCTCAAGGCGCGCATCGTAATGTTCGGCAGTGTAAATACTATTGAATGTTACGGGGCTCAATGATGTTCGCCACGTAGTGTCCGACGAAATGGTTTGCGTGGAACCATCGGTGTAAGTAATCCGCAGATCCATGCAAAAAGTGGGCCTGTTGCGCCACGGCGCCTGGTGAAAATACCATACTGCTGTTGACTGGTGATTATACCAGCCATTACCCAATAGAACGCCAACGGCGTTGCTTCCGCTTTGCAGTTGCGCAGTTACATCGTGCGTAACATATAACGTCCGCCTGTCAAAACGGGTGTACATAGGGTCCATGCGGTGGTTTCCTATTTTTTTACCATTAAGATAAAGTTCGTAAAGCCCGGCAACGGCTATATATGCGCGTGCGGATTTGATTTTTTTATAGATTTGAAAGTTGTTCCGGAAATAGGGTGCAGCTTTTTGAATAACGTTGTGCCCATCGCTTATCCAGGTGCCTTTCCAGTTGCCCTGGTTCATCATCCCGGTTTCAAAATTTGAAACGCCCGATGTTACAAGCTTATCCTTATCCCACACTTTTACCTTCCAAAAGTATTTGGTAAACGGCTTAAGCGGCTTGCCATTATAAGTTACCAGGTTGGTTTCCAAATTTATCTTAGCTGTTTGCCAAACATCTCCTTTGCCTGCATCTACCGCAAGCGAGTCGGTACCAACATATACCTGATAAGCAGTTTGCAGAGCTCCAAAGCTTTCATCATGCAGTATCCAGATTAGCCGTGGCTTGGGTGCATCAATCCCTATAGGGCATATCAGGTATTCGCATTTCAAACTGCCAACCTGCGGATGAGATAAAGCATTGGCTTTACCCAATTGAACGCTAAACATTGCCGCAATACACTGAATGGACAATAAAAGCAGGTGTTTTAATGAAATTAGCGGTTTGCTCATGGTTTCGGCATTGCAGGTTATCAAACAGATGTGCGTTAAAACTAATAAATTTTTATCATCTAAAGGCCTAATTTCGATTTGATGATCTGCACATCGTTGCCACGGCTAACATACAAATATAGCCTGTTAGCTATTGGGTTTTCTGGCATGCTAACGGTTACCTGCGGGCCTGTACCCAAAAATTTCATCGAGAGTGCATTATCAAAGGCATCAACTTTTACCAGCACCCATTTAAACTCCAGCCCTTCTGTTGCTCCTGCCAGGCCCCAAAGGCCATTATGGTTGATAATTGCGTGGTAGGTTAAAGCAGTATTTGCAACGGTGGTAACTGCGGGTACCAAAATTCTAACAGGTGGCAATGCACGCGGCAGCGTTAAACGCTGCCAGCGGTTTGCTAATTGGCGCAATTCAAATTTATTTCGGCCCCATTTGTCTTTTAAGCCATTGAAGGTTACAAAGCTATATGTTTCCTCATCCTGCCAATTGGTTATAAAAGCCCCAGTGTTGCTTTCCGGAAATTTTAGATAGTTTAAAGCATCAATATAGCTATAAAAGTAGGGTACTTTCAGCTCGCCAATTTGTTCGGCCCCGGCCGATACTTGATCGGCTACTAAGCCAAAAAAGTCAATTTGGGGTATCAACTGGTGCAGCTTTTCAGTAGTACTAACCAGGCTATTATCTACACGAACATCAAGACAAACCGCCCTCGCCGGGTCGGCTTTTTTGATGGCCGATACCAGCGTTTGTAGCCACCGGATGTATTCATCCTGTTTATACAGTAAATCAGGCTTGTAATAATATAAGCTTAACGTTTGCAAGGGTGTATTTCCCAACTCCCAGGCCAATATATCATGATTGTTATGTAAATTATTAACCGTGCGGATCACCTTTGCGCTAAGGTTGTCCATCGCATCTTTGTTCGACAGAAAGGCCAGGTCATCAGGTATCCAAAAGCTGTAGTTAACTTTTAATCCTTGTTCATGGGCTGCTTTTAAAATATTATGGTCATAAATACATGGGCCATAATATTTAATGGTGTTAAAGCCGAATTGCTTCATTTCCGTCAGGTCATTTATCAATTCTCCTTTTGTAAAGGCATGGTAGTTTTTACTCCAATCTTACCCTTTTGTGTAATTAACGCCCCTACAGAGATTGAATGTTGTTTTATCGGTTAAACGTATGGGTTTCGGCAATATTTGATCAACTATCAATGTACTCATGCCCGGATACTGCGCGGTTTGATCTTTGCCCACCAGATGGCTAAGCTTAATAGAAAGGCTGTTCCAATCGCTCACCTGCCAGTTATAAGGTTTGGCTGAATTACTGCCGACGATGTTTTTGTCGACAGCAGTATTAAACAATACTACGGCCTTAATTTCAGGAAAGTTAGCTGGTATAGAGGTAAATGCGCCGTTTAACCATTCGCTTTGCCTGCCGGCAGAGCTGAGCGACCCCATTTCGGCAAGCATAACAGGCAACCCGCTTTTAAATACTGGGTTGTTATGAAATGGATAATACAACTGCGCCATTGAGTACCATTTACCATCGTTATTTTGAGGGCCATAATTTAAAACATCAACGCCTATCCAGTCTACATAATCGGTGCCCGGAAAGTAAGTGCTAACAGCCTTGGCTTTCCAGGGGTTCCAAACCCAGATCACATTGTTTGCCCCGTGCCGCTTAAAATAATCATGTACATAGCGCCATGCGCTTACAAATTGGCGCGGCGTGTTACCCCCCCTCTCCGACCAGGGGTAAAATGGATTATCTGCCTCATGCGCAAAACGTATATAAACAGGGCGGCGAAGCGCTTTGACCTGACTTGCAAAGCGGCTTAGATAACCGTCGTACCTGCCGCTGTTTATTCGGACAAATACTTTTTTTTCAGTACTATCTTTAAAATTTTTTGTTTGAGCGAAAAGACTTTGCCAAGGCTCCCAGGTGAGCATCGGGATAGCACCAATACGGTATACCGAATCGAGTAATCTAAGGGGTATCTCGCAACGCGGCTCATCTCCCCACGACAAATAAAATGAGACGATATTAAAAGGCCGGCCGGCTTTGCGCTCATATTGTTTAACCATTTTAACCGACGTTAAGCCATCTGTACCCTGGGGGTCAAATATCCCTGTAAGGAAGATGTTTTTGGTATAGATATTTTGTGTGTTGCCTACTTGTACCGCAAATCCAGATCTAACGAAATAGAATATAACACACAGGGTAAATACGGTGATGAGTAAAGCAGTGCTTCGTACACCAGCATAAATACGCCTCCTTAATTTCCAAAACTGCTTTTTAAAGGAAGTTACGTAGCTCATGGTACGATATAACAGATCATTGCGCTCCTTTAGTTTCCTGAAACGGAACTGTCTGCTTGCTATGATGGAAAACAGCACGATAAAACAGTTCATCATAGCAAAACCGGCCATTATTAATGTATAAGGGCTCCAGTCATTATACAAGCCGTATATAATAGCAGCTATAGATACGCCGATTACGGCGATGTTAGGGATGTTTAACCGCCAGCTATCTTCTTCATTACCATCTTTTGGTGTTGGATTGTAAGGGACTTTTTTTCGTAGGATGGTGTAAAATAACCCGATCATAAATATCCACCATGTGCCTATCATTAATAAGCCGCCAACAATGTGAAAGCCACGCTCATCGTCTTCCATCACCCACCATTGCACAAAATGCCTGATCAGGATAACAGCTATAGCGAGGGGCAAACCGATTATTGCAAACCGGCTCAGGTCGAGGGTTAAAGGGTCAATATCAAAGGTTAGCGATATAACTGGAATTAAAAAATTCAATAAAAATATAACGCCAGAAAGGTAATGCAGCGGGATTACCCCGTAATGCAGTTTTTGTTGCCAGGTAAACTTTTTAAATAGTTTTGGGTAAGCGGTTACAAAAAGCTCAAACACCCCACGTGACCATTTTAGTTGTTGCGCGTAGTATGCCGATAAAGTGGCGGGTACCAGTCCCCGGGCTAGCACGGCCGGAACGTAGACGGATTTCCAACCCTTTGCATGCAATTGCATTGCGGTGTGCATATCTTCGGCCAGGCCCGCCGCATGTCCGCCTATTGAATCGAGCGCCGTGCGGCGGAATGTGCAATTAGCGCCTATGGCAAGCACGGTACCATACTTGTTCATGGTCATCATTATGGGGCCGTAAAACTGGAAGGTTTGCTGCGCCGCA includes:
- a CDS encoding glycosyltransferase family 2 protein; translated protein: MKRVEPVKPPSKRELFTLRLMIVLGLAAMFFFLRGLLNPNIVGFTPLYWMLLVSIFFICLKVLHEWIHYFCITLPETPPQQKLYTVDVFTTFCAGEPYDMIVETLTAMQAITYPHTTYLCDEANDPYLKELCEKLHINHVTRIQKIDAKAGNINNALKYASGEICVILDPDHVPFPDFLDRIIPHFNNTEIGFVQIVQAYRNHNQGLIAKGAAQQTFQFYGPIMMTMNKYGTVLAIGANCTFRRTALDSIGGHAAGLAEDMHTAMQLHAKGWKSVYVPAVLARGLVPATLSAYYAQQLKWSRGVFELFVTAYPKLFKKFTWQQKLHYGVIPLHYLSGVIFLLNFLIPVISLTFDIDPLTLDLSRFAIIGLPLAIAVILIRHFVQWWVMEDDERGFHIVGGLLMIGTWWIFMIGLFYTILRKKVPYNPTPKDGNEEDSWRLNIPNIAVIGVSIAAIIYGLYNDWSPYTLIMAGFAMMNCFIVLFSIIASRQFRFRKLKERNDLLYRTMSYVTSFKKQFWKLRRRIYAGVRSTALLITVFTLCVIFYFVRSGFAVQVGNTQNIYTKNIFLTGIFDPQGTDGLTSVKMVKQYERKAGRPFNIVSFYLSWGDEPRCEIPLRLLDSVYRIGAIPMLTWEPWQSLFAQTKNFKDSTEKKVFVRINSGRYDGYLSRFASQVKALRRPVYIRFAHEADNPFYPWSERGGNTPRQFVSAWRYVHDYFKRHGANNVIWVWNPWKAKAVSTYFPGTDYVDWIGVDVLNYGPQNNDGKWYSMAQLYYPFHNNPVFKSGLPVMLAEMGSLSSAGRQSEWLNGAFTSIPANFPEIKAVVLFNTAVDKNIVGSNSAKPYNWQVSDWNSLSIKLSHLVGKDQTAQYPGMSTLIVDQILPKPIRLTDKTTFNLCRGVNYTKG
- a CDS encoding glycoside hydrolase 5 family protein gives rise to the protein MKQFGFNTIKYYGPCIYDHNILKAAHEQGLKVNYSFWIPDDLAFLSNKDAMDNLSAKVIRTVNNLHNNHDILAWELGNTPLQTLSLYYYKPDLLYKQDEYIRWLQTLVSAIKKADPARAVCLDVRVDNSLVSTTEKLHQLIPQIDFFGLVADQVSAGAEQIGELKVPYFYSYIDALNYLKFPESNTGAFITNWQDEETYSFVTFNGLKDKWGRNKFELRQLANRWQRLTLPRALPPVRILVPAVTTVANTALTYHAIINHNGLWGLAGATEGLEFKWVLVKVDAFDNALSMKFLGTGPQVTVSMPENPIANRLYLYVSRGNDVQIIKSKLGL